A single window of Collinsella aerofaciens DNA harbors:
- a CDS encoding APC family permease: MADKNAEVAVEDNGGMKKTLSLWNFFTIGFGAIIGTGWVLQVGDWMVVGGGPVPAMIAFLLGAIFLVPVGAVFGELTAAIPISGGIVEYVDRSFGRTLSYITGWLLALGNGILCPWEAIAISTLVSEMFGSLPGLEWLRAVKLYTILGADVYLFPTLIALGFAVYVIFLNFRGASSAAKLQAFLTKALLCGMLLAMGVSLFTGSPDNAMPVFSQVAGAGGGKAATESTSLFAGIVSVLVLTPFFYAGFDTIPQQAEEAAEGLNWNKFGKIISLALLAAGGFYMVCIYSFGTILDWHEFVKSPVPALACLKGINMLLYLAMLVIATLGPMGPMNSFYGATSRIMLAMGRKGQLPEQFAEVDPKSGAPKLACVVLGVITVIGPFLGKNMLIPLTNVSALAFIFSCGMVALACLRMRFTEPDLPRPYEVPGGKFGISLAIAACAIIIGLLVIPFSPASLNMVEWSIVIGWLAVGLALMAFTNSRKK, from the coding sequence ATGGCGGACAAGAACGCAGAGGTTGCAGTCGAGGATAACGGCGGCATGAAGAAAACGCTCTCGCTCTGGAACTTCTTCACCATCGGTTTCGGTGCCATCATCGGTACCGGTTGGGTTCTGCAGGTCGGCGACTGGATGGTCGTGGGCGGCGGTCCCGTTCCCGCTATGATCGCATTCCTCTTGGGTGCAATCTTCCTCGTGCCCGTCGGAGCTGTTTTCGGTGAGCTCACGGCTGCTATCCCCATCTCGGGCGGCATCGTCGAGTATGTCGATCGTAGCTTTGGCCGTACGCTGAGCTACATCACCGGATGGCTTTTGGCCCTGGGCAACGGCATCCTGTGCCCGTGGGAGGCCATTGCCATTTCGACCCTCGTGTCCGAGATGTTCGGTAGCCTGCCCGGTCTTGAGTGGCTGCGCGCCGTCAAGCTCTACACCATCCTGGGGGCCGACGTTTACCTGTTCCCGACGCTGATCGCGCTCGGCTTTGCAGTCTACGTCATCTTCCTCAACTTCCGCGGCGCCAGCTCGGCCGCCAAGCTCCAGGCCTTCCTGACCAAGGCTCTGCTCTGCGGCATGCTGCTCGCCATGGGCGTCTCGCTGTTCACCGGCTCGCCGGACAACGCCATGCCCGTGTTCTCCCAGGTCGCCGGCGCTGGCGGCGGCAAGGCCGCTACCGAGAGCACCAGCCTGTTCGCCGGCATCGTGTCGGTCCTGGTTCTGACCCCGTTCTTCTACGCCGGCTTCGACACCATTCCTCAGCAGGCTGAGGAAGCAGCCGAGGGCCTCAACTGGAACAAGTTCGGCAAGATCATCTCCCTGGCTCTGCTGGCCGCCGGCGGCTTCTACATGGTCTGTATCTACTCGTTCGGCACCATCCTCGACTGGCATGAGTTCGTTAAGAGCCCGGTTCCCGCGCTCGCCTGCCTCAAGGGCATCAACATGCTTCTGTACCTGGCCATGCTCGTCATCGCCACGCTTGGACCCATGGGCCCGATGAACTCCTTCTACGGCGCCACGAGCCGCATCATGCTCGCCATGGGTCGTAAGGGCCAGCTGCCCGAGCAGTTCGCCGAGGTCGATCCCAAGTCCGGCGCTCCCAAGCTCGCCTGCGTCGTGCTGGGCGTCATCACCGTCATCGGTCCGTTCCTGGGCAAGAACATGCTCATCCCTCTGACCAACGTGTCGGCTCTCGCCTTCATCTTCTCCTGCGGTATGGTCGCCCTCGCTTGCCTGCGCATGCGCTTCACCGAGCCCGACCTGCCTCGTCCCTACGAGGTGCCCGGTGGCAAGTTTGGCATCTCCCTCGCTATCGCTGCCTGCGCCATCATCATCGGCCTGCTCGTGATTCCGTTCTCTCCCGCCTCCCTCAACATGGTGGAGTGGAGCATCGTGATCGGCTGGCTGGCCGTCGGCCTGGCCCTCATGGCCTTCACCAATTCCCGCAAAAAGTAA
- a CDS encoding papain-like cysteine protease family protein encodes MAYGYNDGDQRPQSVRLAGRTTPTPRSTSDNDNPQRPQEQLGASSRQQSRTVQQSDRVSTSTRQRQTDTSQPRRYDRRKTDYYVKRSFSRPQRDRGNSSPHPASHTTSHALPARRLRLALCSIAACLVFVFLGSCISHGSAGLEPTAEDKLLKAPVAPGYSFAFSTPRSQWQAGTMPHIYQIDPAWSELPYAGGTIRENACGPTCLTMVYIFKTGHTDKTPVDICALAEAGNYAPTGATEWSFMTGGAWQLGLNGTQLYNDRESITQALRSGAPVIAAVRPGTFTNVGHYIVLYGIDDADQIGVYDPNSASRSARRWGVVEVLNEVEAMWAYY; translated from the coding sequence ATGGCATACGGATACAATGACGGCGACCAACGGCCACAAAGCGTGCGCCTTGCCGGCCGCACCACGCCAACGCCCAGAAGCACCTCCGACAACGACAACCCGCAGCGCCCCCAAGAGCAGCTCGGGGCTTCTTCGCGGCAACAAAGCCGTACCGTGCAGCAGTCAGACCGCGTGAGTACGAGCACACGCCAACGTCAGACCGACACATCGCAGCCACGCCGCTACGATCGCCGTAAGACCGACTACTACGTCAAGCGTTCCTTTTCGCGACCTCAACGCGATCGCGGCAATTCCTCCCCTCACCCCGCGTCGCACACCACAAGCCACGCGCTTCCGGCCCGCCGCCTACGCCTTGCGCTTTGCTCCATCGCCGCCTGCCTCGTCTTTGTGTTTTTGGGATCCTGTATCTCCCACGGATCAGCCGGTCTTGAGCCCACTGCCGAGGACAAGCTGCTTAAAGCTCCCGTCGCGCCCGGTTACTCCTTTGCGTTCTCGACCCCACGCTCGCAATGGCAGGCCGGCACCATGCCCCACATCTACCAAATTGACCCCGCATGGTCGGAGCTGCCCTATGCCGGTGGCACTATTCGCGAAAACGCTTGCGGTCCTACCTGCCTCACCATGGTCTATATCTTTAAGACCGGCCATACCGATAAGACGCCGGTCGATATATGCGCGCTGGCCGAAGCCGGCAACTACGCCCCCACTGGTGCCACCGAGTGGTCGTTTATGACAGGCGGTGCGTGGCAGCTGGGGCTCAACGGAACACAGCTCTATAACGATCGCGAATCGATTACTCAAGCACTTCGCTCGGGTGCGCCCGTCATCGCCGCAGTGCGCCCCGGTACGTTTACCAACGTAGGCCACTACATCGTGCTCTACGGCATCGACGATGCCGACCAGATTGGCGTCTACGACCCCAACTCGGCCAGCCGCAGCGCCCGTCGCTGGGGCGTCGTAGAGGTCCTCAACGAAGTCGAAGCCATGTGGGCCTACTACTAG
- the arcC gene encoding carbamate kinase, producing MSKPLGKPDRIVVALGGNALGNNPVEQIEAVSNTAHALLGLIEQGNEIIITHGNGPQVGMIQNAFAAAHDAIGTPEMPLPECGAMSQGYIGYHLQQGIGREMHKRYKRWHAATVVTQIECDPDDPAFKNPTKPIGPFYTEEQAKEFMAEDPSRVFVEDSGRGWRRVVASPDPKKIVEADSILNLLDNEFIVIACGGGGIPVVRDYENKGCYKGVPAVIDKDLGGELLAEDCDADVLFLLTAVEHVAINFGKPNQEELEDITADEAERLADEGQFGKGSMEPKVRAAIKFARSRKGRTCIIGALDKAAETMAGLSGTRIHE from the coding sequence ATGTCTAAGCCTCTTGGCAAGCCCGATCGTATCGTCGTCGCCCTTGGCGGCAACGCCCTCGGCAACAACCCCGTTGAGCAGATCGAGGCCGTGAGCAACACCGCTCACGCTCTCCTCGGCCTGATCGAGCAGGGCAACGAGATCATCATCACCCACGGCAACGGCCCGCAGGTTGGCATGATTCAGAACGCCTTCGCCGCTGCCCACGACGCCATCGGCACCCCCGAGATGCCGCTGCCCGAGTGCGGCGCCATGTCCCAGGGCTACATCGGCTATCACCTGCAGCAGGGCATTGGCCGCGAGATGCACAAGCGCTATAAGCGTTGGCACGCCGCCACCGTCGTCACCCAGATCGAGTGCGACCCGGACGATCCCGCGTTCAAGAACCCGACCAAGCCGATCGGCCCCTTCTACACCGAGGAGCAGGCCAAGGAGTTCATGGCCGAGGATCCTTCCAGGGTTTTCGTCGAGGATTCCGGCCGCGGCTGGCGTCGCGTCGTCGCTTCCCCCGATCCCAAGAAGATCGTCGAGGCTGACTCCATCCTCAACCTGCTCGACAACGAGTTCATCGTCATCGCCTGCGGTGGCGGCGGCATCCCCGTCGTCCGCGACTACGAGAACAAGGGCTGCTACAAGGGCGTCCCCGCCGTCATCGACAAGGACCTGGGCGGCGAGCTGCTGGCCGAGGACTGCGACGCTGACGTTCTGTTCCTGCTGACCGCCGTTGAGCATGTCGCCATCAACTTTGGTAAGCCCAACCAGGAGGAGCTCGAGGACATCACCGCCGACGAGGCCGAGCGCCTGGCCGACGAGGGCCAGTTCGGCAAGGGTTCCATGGAGCCCAAGGTCCGCGCCGCCATCAAGTTCGCCCGTTCCCGCAAGGGCCGTACCTGCATCATCGGCGCTCTGGACAAGGCCGCCGAGACCATGGCCGGCCTCTCCGGCACCCGCATCCACGAGTAG
- a CDS encoding DUF3830 family protein produces the protein MTKMLKITLNGETFLADMLWDKAPEACKLFESSCPVESRIFSAKICDAEVTYPVSGPIANYEHIENPVFHEPAGAVSWYGGWSSICIFFDVCEPFGTCNMFARICETDRERFAAACRNVWDNQGMYIKNEIVEIEAEA, from the coding sequence ATGACAAAAATGCTCAAGATCACGCTGAATGGCGAGACGTTTCTCGCCGACATGCTCTGGGACAAGGCTCCCGAGGCATGCAAGCTATTCGAATCGTCCTGTCCGGTCGAGTCACGTATCTTTTCGGCCAAAATCTGCGATGCCGAGGTGACGTATCCTGTCTCGGGCCCCATCGCCAATTACGAGCACATCGAGAACCCCGTCTTTCACGAGCCAGCGGGCGCCGTGAGCTGGTATGGCGGATGGTCATCAATCTGCATCTTCTTTGACGTCTGTGAGCCTTTTGGCACCTGCAACATGTTCGCCCGCATCTGCGAGACAGACCGTGAACGCTTTGCCGCTGCCTGCCGCAATGTCTGGGACAACCAGGGCATGTACATTAAAAACGAAATCGTCGAGATCGAGGCGGAGGCCTAA
- a CDS encoding ATP-binding protein — protein MSWKNNSNKALLVTGARQIGKSYAIRAFGQSNYASYFEVNLLLDVEARNALVGAKNSVDFINRVALLADAPLVEGDTLVFVDEIQEYPQIVTLMKALVEDGRFSYVFSGSMLGTEFKGVSSFPVGYVEHIVMRPMDFEEFCWANSVSENVLAGIRSCLVEKHPVENYIHEAMLKNYRAYIVCGGMPEVVQNYIDSGYSLVSTRELQTQLVDQYKSDISKYASTRAFNVRSIFEQIPVQLEAESHRFVVSSLGEGARLKKYEQDFLWLVNAGVGLMVARVTEPRSPLKRTEKTTAFKLYESDTGMLASRYPGSTARAVYLDMKTPNLGGLYENVVAQELVALGADAWYYQTREVGEVDFVIEGAHGHVVPIEVKSGKKVRAHAALDRLMSVGEYKIPEAVVLSHENLSKEGKVLYVPIYMTFCLDEFMEKDDPNNDFSFAPISL, from the coding sequence TTGAGCTGGAAGAATAACTCCAATAAGGCATTACTCGTTACTGGTGCGCGTCAGATTGGCAAGAGCTATGCGATTCGCGCGTTTGGACAAAGCAACTACGCTTCGTATTTTGAGGTCAATTTACTACTCGATGTCGAAGCAAGGAATGCACTTGTTGGCGCAAAGAACTCCGTTGACTTTATCAACCGTGTAGCCCTTCTTGCGGATGCGCCGCTTGTTGAGGGCGATACGCTTGTCTTTGTCGATGAGATTCAGGAGTATCCGCAGATCGTTACACTCATGAAGGCGTTGGTCGAGGATGGGCGCTTTAGCTATGTCTTCTCGGGGTCTATGCTTGGGACTGAGTTTAAGGGGGTCTCTTCTTTTCCGGTGGGGTATGTAGAGCACATTGTTATGCGCCCGATGGATTTTGAAGAGTTTTGTTGGGCAAACAGCGTTAGCGAGAATGTGCTTGCAGGCATTCGCAGCTGCCTTGTCGAGAAACATCCTGTCGAAAACTATATTCATGAGGCGATGCTCAAGAACTATAGAGCTTATATCGTTTGCGGCGGCATGCCGGAGGTCGTTCAGAATTATATTGATTCGGGTTATTCGCTCGTGAGCACACGTGAGCTTCAAACTCAGCTGGTCGATCAGTACAAAAGCGATATCTCAAAATATGCATCGACTCGAGCGTTTAACGTTCGGTCGATTTTTGAGCAAATTCCCGTTCAGCTTGAGGCGGAGTCTCATCGCTTTGTTGTTTCGTCTCTGGGTGAGGGAGCTCGCCTTAAAAAATATGAGCAGGATTTCCTGTGGCTTGTTAACGCAGGTGTTGGATTGATGGTCGCCAGGGTGACGGAGCCACGGAGTCCTCTCAAGAGGACGGAGAAAACGACGGCCTTCAAACTATATGAGTCTGATACGGGCATGCTCGCATCGCGGTACCCCGGCAGCACCGCACGCGCTGTCTATCTTGATATGAAAACTCCCAACCTTGGTGGTCTCTATGAGAACGTGGTCGCGCAGGAACTTGTTGCCCTCGGGGCGGATGCATGGTACTACCAAACGCGTGAGGTCGGTGAAGTTGACTTTGTGATCGAAGGCGCCCACGGGCACGTTGTCCCAATCGAGGTCAAATCGGGCAAGAAAGTTCGAGCGCACGCGGCCCTCGATCGTCTGATGAGTGTGGGCGAGTACAAAATTCCCGAGGCCGTTGTACTAAGCCACGAGAATCTCAGCAAAGAGGGCAAGGTTCTGTACGTTCCAATCTACATGACGTTTTGTCTCGATGAGTTTATGGAAAAGGATGACCCCAATAACGATTTCTCGTTCGCGCCCATATCTCTCTAG
- the nifJ gene encoding pyruvate:ferredoxin (flavodoxin) oxidoreductase, protein MARKFKSMDGNEAAAYVSYAYTEVAGIYPITPSSPMADHVDQWAAQGRKNIFGTPVKVVEMESEAGAAGTVHGSLGAGALTTTYTASQGLLLMIPNMYKIAGEQLPGVFHVSARCVASHALNIFGDHSDVMACRQTGFAMLAEGNVQEVMDLSPVAHLAAIEGKTPFLNFFDGFRTSHEIQKVAMWDYKDLAEMCDMDAVQAFRDHALNPEHPHTRGSHENGDIFFQNREACNKVYDELPAVVEGYMKKINEKLGTDYGLFNYYGAPDADRVVVCMGSFCDVLEEVIDYLNAHGEKVGLVKVRLFRPFSIKHFVDVLPETVQKIAVMDRTKEPGSIGEPLYQDVVSALYEAGKTGIKVVGGRYGLGSKDTPPASAFAVFEELKKDEPKREFTIGIVDDVTNLSLPEAEDAPNTAAPGTIECKFWGLGGDGTVGANKNSIKIIGDHTDKYVQAYFQYDSKKTGGVTVSHLRFGDSPIRSPYYVTKADFVACHNPSYIVKGFKMVRDVKPGGTFLVNCQWSDEEFAEHMPAVAKRYIANNNVNVYLIDAIDLAAKVGMGKRTNTVLQSAFFALAKVLPAEDALQYMKDAATKSYMKKGQAIVDANHKAIDAGATAFRKFEVPADWATAEDAAPVELSEETKSAIAQQVKNLLEPIDRMDGDSLPVSAFVDCADGQFELGASAYEKRGVAVVVPHWDETKCIQCNQCAYVCPHATIRPFAMTEDEAAAAPEATRTLDAMGPKAKGMKFTIAVSPLDCMGCTNCVKVCPKGALEMVPTEQEMDQQPVWDYMVENVSEKKELIAANVKGSQFKQPYLEFSGSCAGCAETAYARLVTQVAGDRMFISNATGCSSIWGNPAATAPYCKDKDGHGPAWNNSLFEDNAEHGLGMAVGYEAVQKKLIAATQEIIAADGPSDELKAAGQAWIDSVNDAEASKTAAAAYVAELEKCGCDASKAILADKAYLTKKSFWIFGGDGWAYDIGFGGLDHVLASGHNVNVFVFDTEVYSNTGGQASKASNLGQVAQFAAAGKVTKKKSLAEIAMSYGYVYVAQVAMGANPAQTLKAIHEAEAYDGPSLIIGYSPCEMHSIKKGGMQNCQAEMKKAVECGYWNLFRFNPEAAAGKKFSLDSKEPAGGYQEFLMNEARYASLTRSFPERAEELFKENEQAAMDRYAHLLKLKTVYNEA, encoded by the coding sequence ATGGCGCGTAAGTTTAAGTCTATGGACGGCAACGAGGCGGCCGCATATGTTTCGTATGCGTACACCGAGGTAGCGGGAATCTATCCCATTACGCCGTCCAGCCCGATGGCCGACCATGTCGACCAGTGGGCGGCCCAGGGTCGCAAGAATATCTTCGGCACCCCGGTCAAGGTCGTCGAGATGGAGTCCGAGGCAGGTGCAGCCGGTACCGTTCACGGTTCGCTGGGCGCCGGTGCTCTGACCACCACCTACACGGCTTCTCAGGGTCTGCTCCTGATGATCCCGAACATGTACAAGATCGCGGGCGAGCAGCTCCCGGGCGTCTTCCACGTCTCCGCGCGTTGCGTCGCTTCCCACGCCCTGAACATCTTTGGCGATCACTCCGACGTCATGGCCTGCCGCCAGACCGGTTTCGCCATGCTCGCCGAGGGCAACGTCCAGGAGGTCATGGACCTCTCGCCGGTGGCTCACCTTGCCGCCATCGAGGGTAAGACCCCGTTCCTTAACTTCTTCGACGGCTTCCGCACCAGCCACGAGATCCAGAAGGTCGCCATGTGGGACTACAAGGATCTGGCCGAGATGTGCGACATGGACGCCGTCCAGGCTTTCCGCGACCACGCGCTCAACCCTGAGCACCCGCACACCCGCGGCAGCCACGAGAACGGCGATATCTTCTTCCAGAACCGTGAGGCCTGCAACAAGGTCTACGACGAGCTTCCCGCCGTCGTCGAGGGCTACATGAAGAAGATCAACGAGAAGCTCGGCACCGATTACGGCCTGTTCAACTACTACGGCGCTCCCGATGCCGACCGCGTCGTCGTGTGCATGGGCTCCTTCTGCGACGTGCTCGAGGAAGTCATCGACTACCTCAACGCCCACGGCGAGAAGGTCGGCCTGGTCAAGGTCCGTCTGTTCCGTCCGTTCTCCATCAAGCACTTCGTCGACGTTCTCCCCGAGACCGTCCAGAAGATCGCCGTCATGGACCGTACCAAGGAGCCGGGTTCCATCGGCGAGCCGCTCTACCAGGACGTCGTCTCCGCTCTCTACGAGGCCGGCAAGACGGGCATCAAGGTCGTCGGCGGCCGTTATGGCCTGGGCAGCAAGGACACGCCTCCCGCGTCCGCGTTCGCTGTCTTCGAGGAGCTCAAGAAGGACGAGCCCAAGCGCGAGTTCACCATCGGCATTGTCGATGACGTGACCAACCTGAGCCTGCCCGAGGCCGAGGATGCGCCCAACACCGCAGCCCCCGGCACCATCGAGTGCAAGTTCTGGGGTCTGGGTGGCGACGGTACCGTCGGCGCCAACAAGAACTCGATCAAGATCATCGGCGACCACACCGACAAGTACGTCCAGGCCTACTTCCAGTACGACTCCAAGAAGACCGGCGGCGTCACCGTCTCGCACCTGCGCTTTGGTGATTCCCCGATTCGCTCGCCGTACTACGTGACCAAGGCCGACTTTGTCGCCTGCCATAACCCCAGCTACATCGTTAAGGGCTTCAAGATGGTCCGCGACGTCAAGCCGGGCGGCACCTTCCTGGTCAACTGCCAGTGGAGCGACGAGGAGTTCGCCGAGCACATGCCCGCCGTGGCCAAGCGCTACATCGCGAACAACAACGTCAACGTCTACCTGATCGACGCTATCGACCTGGCCGCTAAGGTCGGCATGGGCAAGCGCACCAACACGGTGCTCCAGTCCGCCTTCTTCGCGCTGGCCAAGGTCCTGCCCGCCGAGGACGCCCTGCAGTACATGAAGGACGCGGCTACCAAGTCCTACATGAAGAAGGGCCAGGCTATCGTCGACGCCAACCACAAGGCCATCGATGCCGGCGCTACCGCCTTCCGTAAGTTCGAGGTTCCGGCCGACTGGGCTACCGCCGAGGATGCCGCTCCCGTCGAGCTCTCCGAGGAGACCAAGTCCGCTATCGCCCAGCAGGTCAAGAACCTGCTCGAGCCCATTGATCGCATGGACGGCGACAGCCTGCCTGTTTCCGCCTTCGTCGATTGCGCCGACGGCCAGTTTGAGCTGGGCGCCTCCGCATACGAGAAGCGCGGCGTCGCCGTGGTCGTTCCCCACTGGGACGAGACCAAGTGCATCCAGTGCAACCAGTGCGCCTATGTGTGTCCGCATGCCACCATCCGTCCGTTCGCGATGACCGAGGACGAGGCTGCCGCCGCGCCCGAGGCTACCCGCACGCTCGACGCCATGGGCCCCAAGGCCAAGGGCATGAAGTTCACCATAGCTGTGTCCCCGCTCGACTGCATGGGTTGCACCAACTGCGTCAAGGTTTGCCCCAAGGGCGCCCTCGAGATGGTTCCCACCGAGCAGGAGATGGACCAGCAGCCCGTTTGGGACTACATGGTCGAGAACGTCTCCGAGAAGAAGGAGCTCATCGCGGCCAACGTCAAGGGCAGCCAGTTTAAGCAGCCCTACCTGGAGTTCTCCGGCTCCTGCGCCGGCTGCGCCGAGACCGCCTATGCACGTCTGGTGACCCAGGTCGCCGGCGACCGCATGTTCATTTCCAACGCCACCGGCTGCTCCTCCATTTGGGGCAACCCCGCTGCCACCGCTCCTTACTGCAAGGACAAGGACGGTCACGGCCCGGCGTGGAACAACTCCCTGTTCGAGGACAATGCCGAGCACGGTCTGGGCATGGCCGTTGGCTACGAGGCCGTTCAGAAGAAGCTGATCGCTGCTACGCAGGAGATCATCGCCGCTGACGGTCCGTCCGACGAGCTCAAGGCCGCCGGTCAGGCTTGGATCGACTCCGTCAACGACGCCGAGGCCTCTAAGACCGCTGCCGCCGCCTACGTTGCCGAGCTCGAGAAGTGCGGCTGCGACGCCTCCAAGGCGATCCTCGCCGACAAGGCTTACCTCACCAAGAAGTCCTTCTGGATCTTCGGCGGCGACGGCTGGGCCTACGACATCGGCTTCGGTGGCCTGGACCACGTCCTGGCTTCCGGCCACAACGTCAACGTCTTCGTCTTCGACACCGAGGTCTACTCCAACACCGGCGGTCAGGCCTCCAAGGCCTCGAACCTGGGTCAGGTCGCTCAGTTCGCCGCTGCCGGTAAGGTGACCAAGAAGAAGTCCCTGGCCGAGATCGCCATGAGCTACGGCTACGTCTACGTGGCGCAGGTCGCCATGGGTGCCAACCCGGCTCAGACCCTCAAGGCCATTCACGAGGCCGAGGCCTACGACGGCCCGTCCCTCATCATCGGCTACAGCCCCTGCGAGATGCACTCCATCAAGAAGGGCGGCATGCAGAACTGCCAGGCCGAGATGAAGAAGGCTGTCGAGTGCGGTTACTGGAACCTCTTCCGCTTCAACCCCGAGGCTGCTGCCGGCAAGAAGTTCTCGCTCGATTCCAAGGAGCCCGCGGGCGGCTATCAGGAGTTCCTGATGAACGAGGCCCGTTACGCTTCGCTGACGCGTTCCTTCCCCGAGCGCGCCGAGGAGCTCTTCAAGGAGAACGAGCAGGCCGCTATGGACCGCTACGCTCACCTGCTGAAGCTCAAGACGGTGTACAACGAGGCCTAG
- a CDS encoding FHA domain-containing protein, translating into MASQVELTPCGAMFDIFKRAAHLSHIELCGLVLSSRPLADGRSPQSRAADRSWVSRFIVRAPVGTLQQRYFAEYGTSAARIMSQLALRQRNPMDSTAVINMVCGPAGEPMVRALEECHQDTNLYRNALDRLSQAAELMPAERAEAVLVLFVAVGCSADVRSSVNYAIDYAHATCGGGTSTPRSLGMSMTAGEREPAPAHPLGLLRVQNSFVVSAPRWIQPSEQGVEIGALATGEGDITDVGDDVSARHAHIWCDAQNIWHVEDLSSTNGTVVVNGATRVCIQVEPGRSAQLNPGDELKLGESTTYAILFGAL; encoded by the coding sequence ATGGCATCTCAAGTTGAGCTCACCCCATGCGGGGCCATGTTTGACATCTTTAAGCGCGCGGCGCATCTGAGCCATATCGAGCTGTGCGGCTTGGTGCTTTCGTCCCGTCCGCTCGCCGACGGCCGCAGCCCGCAGAGTCGAGCCGCCGATCGCTCTTGGGTTTCCCGCTTTATCGTTCGCGCGCCGGTCGGCACGCTTCAGCAGCGCTACTTTGCCGAATACGGTACCTCGGCTGCGCGTATTATGTCGCAACTGGCCCTGCGCCAGCGAAATCCCATGGACTCCACGGCTGTGATCAATATGGTGTGCGGTCCTGCAGGTGAACCGATGGTACGCGCGCTCGAAGAGTGCCACCAGGACACGAATCTCTATCGCAACGCGCTCGATCGCCTGTCCCAGGCGGCGGAACTCATGCCCGCCGAGCGCGCCGAGGCCGTGCTGGTGCTGTTTGTCGCTGTCGGTTGTTCGGCGGATGTGCGGTCCTCGGTGAACTATGCCATCGACTACGCGCACGCGACCTGTGGCGGAGGAACATCCACGCCGCGTTCGCTTGGCATGTCGATGACCGCGGGCGAACGCGAACCCGCCCCGGCGCACCCCTTGGGCTTGCTGCGCGTGCAAAACAGTTTTGTCGTGAGCGCCCCGCGCTGGATTCAGCCGAGCGAGCAGGGTGTTGAGATTGGCGCACTGGCCACTGGTGAGGGCGATATTACCGACGTCGGCGACGATGTCTCGGCCCGCCATGCCCATATCTGGTGCGATGCTCAAAATATCTGGCACGTCGAGGACTTGTCGTCCACCAACGGAACCGTGGTGGTAAACGGGGCCACGCGCGTCTGCATTCAGGTCGAGCCCGGCCGTTCCGCCCAACTCAATCCCGGCGACGAGCTCAAGCTCGGCGAATCCACTACCTACGCCATTCTCTTCGGTGCCCTCTAG
- the recR gene encoding recombination mediator RecR, with translation MSANHSLQKLLDELGRLPGIGPKSAQRIAYYLLEADAEEARRLAEAILEVKQEVHFCSRCFNYATADECSICQDPMRDTTRICVVGEPRDVQAIERTGSYHGLYHVLGGVISPMDKIGPEQLHIRELLARLGHEDIHEVIIATNPNIEGETTASYLARTIKPLGVEVSRLASGLPVGGDLEYADELTLGRAIEARRAI, from the coding sequence ATGAGTGCCAACCACAGTCTGCAAAAACTGCTCGATGAGCTGGGCCGTCTGCCGGGCATTGGTCCCAAGTCGGCCCAGCGCATCGCCTATTACCTGTTGGAGGCCGACGCCGAGGAGGCGCGCCGCCTGGCCGAGGCCATCCTGGAGGTCAAGCAGGAGGTCCACTTTTGCAGCCGCTGCTTTAACTACGCCACGGCCGACGAGTGCTCCATCTGCCAGGACCCGATGCGCGATACCACTCGCATTTGCGTGGTGGGCGAGCCGCGCGATGTCCAGGCGATCGAGCGCACGGGCAGCTACCACGGCCTCTACCACGTATTGGGCGGCGTGATCAGTCCCATGGACAAGATTGGCCCCGAGCAGCTGCACATTCGAGAGCTGCTGGCACGCTTGGGCCACGAGGACATCCACGAGGTCATCATCGCCACCAACCCCAATATTGAGGGCGAGACCACGGCGAGCTATCTGGCCCGTACCATCAAGCCGTTGGGCGTCGAGGTGTCGCGTCTGGCAAGCGGCCTTCCCGTGGGCGGCGACTTGGAGTATGCCGACGAGCTTACGCTTGGCCGCGCCATCGAGGCCCGCCGCGCGATTTAG
- a CDS encoding YbaB/EbfC family nucleoid-associated protein encodes MAGMNMQQMMKQARKMQEQLAAAQENLKSQTVDASAGGGMVKVTVNGEMELVNLTIDPDALDPEDVDMLQDMIMAAVNEAVRGVNELANKQMGAITGGLNIPGMPF; translated from the coding sequence ATGGCCGGTATGAACATGCAGCAGATGATGAAGCAGGCTCGCAAGATGCAGGAGCAGCTTGCCGCCGCGCAGGAGAACCTCAAGTCCCAGACCGTCGACGCCTCTGCCGGCGGCGGCATGGTCAAGGTGACCGTTAACGGCGAGATGGAGCTCGTCAACCTCACCATCGATCCCGATGCGCTCGATCCCGAGGACGTCGATATGCTGCAGGATATGATCATGGCTGCCGTCAACGAGGCCGTTCGCGGCGTCAACGAGCTCGCCAACAAGCAGATGGGCGCCATCACCGGCGGCCTCAACATCCCGGGCATGCCGTTCTAA